From the Astatotilapia calliptera chromosome 6, fAstCal1.2, whole genome shotgun sequence genome, one window contains:
- the LOC113024078 gene encoding serine hydrolase-like protein isoform X2 translates to MSSVKQEVSELSIPVPWGEIRGKAWGPEHGHPVLCLHGWADNCGSFNTLIPFLPKECRYVAVDMPGHGLSSHRPPGVFYSFPAYAADVRRVAESLSWTKFSIMGHSMGGNITVMFSALYPEMVDGIIVLDVFGFVPTDPKEIPRIMRQGMEEMLKFEKKAEEKKRVYTYEKAVERLLAANPTLSERSIQTLLERGLTRVEGGFVFSRDLRVNFKNIERITLEQSLEMQSLIQAPVLLILADKGFSPASRESSQKLTSKLLQVYQERNSHRKPPGTGRRTACGSELLDQDARAQSKTAKDLKIK, encoded by the exons ATGTCATCAGTGAAACAAGAAG TTTCAGAGCTCTCTATACCGGTCCCATGGGGAGAGATCAGAGGCAAAGCCTGGGGTCCTGAACACGGCCACCCGGTGCTGTGCCTGCATGGCTGGGCAGATAACTGCGGTTCATTCAACACGCTCATTCCCTTCTTACCTAAAG AGTGCAGATATGTGGCAGTGGACATGCCAGGACACGGTCTGTCATCTCACCGGCCTCCTGGAGTCTTCTATTCATTTCCTGCGTATGCAGCAGACGTACGCAGAGTTGCTGAAA GTCTCAGCTGGACAAAGTTCTCCATCATGGGTCACAGCATGG GTGGCAACATCACCGTCATG TTCAGCGCATTGTATCCTGAGATGGTGGATGGCATCATAGTGCTGGACGTTTTTGGATTTGTACCTACAGATCCG AAAGAAATTCCCCGAATCATGAGGCAGGGGATGGAGGAGATGCTCAAGTTtgaaaaaaaggcagaagagaagaagagggtTTACACGTACGAGAAGGCAGTGGAGAG GCTGTTGGCTGCAAACCCGACTCTGTCTGAACGGTCTATTCAAACGCTTTTAGAGCGAGGCCTGACTCGAGTTGAAGGAG GATTTGTGTTCTCCAGAGACCTCCGAGTTAATTTT AAAAACATAGAGCGGATCACTTTGGAGCAGAGCCTGGAGATGCAGTCACTGATTCAAGCTCCTGTTTTACTTATCCT AGCTGACAAAGGTTTCAGTCCAGCATCTAGAGAATCGAGCCAGAAACTCACTTCGAAACTCCTCCAAGTCTATCAGGAAAGAAAT agccACAGGAAGCCACCGGGGACGGGCAGAAGAACTGCATGTGGCTCTGAGCTGCTGGACCAAGACGCCCGAGCTCAAAGCAAGACCGCAAAGgaccttaaaataaaataa
- the LOC113024078 gene encoding serine hydrolase-like protein isoform X1 has product MSSVKQEVSELSIPVPWGEIRGKAWGPEHGHPVLCLHGWADNCGSFNTLIPFLPKECRYVAVDMPGHGLSSHRPPGVFYSFPAYAADVRRVAESLSWTKFSIMGHSMGGNITVMFSALYPEMVDGIIVLDVFGFVPTDPKEIPRIMRQGMEEMLKFEKKAEEKKRVYTYEKAVERLLAANPTLSERSIQTLLERGLTRVEGGFVFSRDLRVNFKNIERITLEQSLEMQSLIQAPVLLILADKGFSPASRESSQKLTSKLLQVYQERNDTVVRVPGSHHVHLDNPEVVAPFICDFLQTKVLSQQVKA; this is encoded by the exons ATGTCATCAGTGAAACAAGAAG TTTCAGAGCTCTCTATACCGGTCCCATGGGGAGAGATCAGAGGCAAAGCCTGGGGTCCTGAACACGGCCACCCGGTGCTGTGCCTGCATGGCTGGGCAGATAACTGCGGTTCATTCAACACGCTCATTCCCTTCTTACCTAAAG AGTGCAGATATGTGGCAGTGGACATGCCAGGACACGGTCTGTCATCTCACCGGCCTCCTGGAGTCTTCTATTCATTTCCTGCGTATGCAGCAGACGTACGCAGAGTTGCTGAAA GTCTCAGCTGGACAAAGTTCTCCATCATGGGTCACAGCATGG GTGGCAACATCACCGTCATG TTCAGCGCATTGTATCCTGAGATGGTGGATGGCATCATAGTGCTGGACGTTTTTGGATTTGTACCTACAGATCCG AAAGAAATTCCCCGAATCATGAGGCAGGGGATGGAGGAGATGCTCAAGTTtgaaaaaaaggcagaagagaagaagagggtTTACACGTACGAGAAGGCAGTGGAGAG GCTGTTGGCTGCAAACCCGACTCTGTCTGAACGGTCTATTCAAACGCTTTTAGAGCGAGGCCTGACTCGAGTTGAAGGAG GATTTGTGTTCTCCAGAGACCTCCGAGTTAATTTT AAAAACATAGAGCGGATCACTTTGGAGCAGAGCCTGGAGATGCAGTCACTGATTCAAGCTCCTGTTTTACTTATCCT AGCTGACAAAGGTTTCAGTCCAGCATCTAGAGAATCGAGCCAGAAACTCACTTCGAAACTCCTCCAAGTCTATCAGGAAAGAAAT gaCACTGTGGTGAGAGTACCTGGCAGTCATCATGTGCATCTTGATAATCCTGAAGTCGTCGCTCCATTTATTTGTGACTTCCTGCAGACCAAAGTGCTCTCACAGCAGGTGAAAGCCTAG